One Fusobacterium ulcerans DNA segment encodes these proteins:
- a CDS encoding CBS domain-containing protein encodes MKKVKDVYNKNIVTIGKDTHLGDIIFIMKNQGFGKLPVVDGDKVIGVVTREDILIKEGKTPLPPVIAFWEVMIALPNSKGYKESLKKFISFKVEDIMQKDFYTAELNDDLENVITNMLNKGYNYVLVMENEKLVGIVTKSDLINKCY; translated from the coding sequence ATGAAAAAAGTTAAAGATGTATATAACAAAAATATAGTTACAATAGGAAAAGATACTCACCTTGGAGATATCATTTTTATAATGAAAAATCAAGGATTTGGAAAACTTCCAGTAGTGGATGGAGATAAAGTAATTGGAGTAGTAACGAGAGAGGATATCCTTATAAAAGAAGGGAAGACTCCTTTGCCCCCAGTTATTGCATTCTGGGAAGTAATGATAGCCCTTCCAAACAGTAAGGGTTATAAGGAAAGTTTGAAAAAATTTATTTCATTTAAAGTAGAAGATATTATGCAGAAGGATTTTTATACTGCTGAGCTGAATGATGATTTAGAAAATGTAATAACAAATATGCTGAATAAAGGATATAATTATGTTCTAGTTATGGAAAATGAAAAATTAGTTGGAATAGTCACAAAAAGTGATTTAATAAATAAGTGTTATTAG